In Columba livia isolate bColLiv1 breed racing homer chromosome Z, bColLiv1.pat.W.v2, whole genome shotgun sequence, one DNA window encodes the following:
- the LOC102094655 gene encoding mitogen-activated protein kinase 4 isoform X1, with amino-acid sequence MAEKCDCIASMYGYDLGCRFVNFRPLGFGANGLVLSALDSKSCRKVAVKKITIGDARSMKHAFREIKIIRRLDHDNIVKVYEVLGPKGTNLRGDFFKFNMVYIVQEYMETDLARLLEQGKLAEEHAKLFMYQLLRGLKYIHSANVLHRDLKPANIFISTEDLVLKIGDFGLARIVDQHYSHKGYLSEGLVTKWYRSPRLLLSPNNYTKAIDMWAAGCILAEMLTGRMLFAGGHELEQMQLILETIPVIHEEDKEELLKVMPMFINSTWEVRKPLRKLLPEVDSEAIDFLEKILTFNPMDRLTAEMGLQHPYMSPYSCPEDEPVSQHPFRIEDEIDDILLMEANQSQMSNWDRYHVSLSSDLDWRHDKYHEMDEVQRDPRAGSESIAEEAQVDPRKYSQSSSERFLELSHSSMDRVFDADCGKSCDYKVGSPSYLDKLLWRDNKPHHYSEPKLILDLSHWKRATIAPAAELSLEEEPSNLFLEIAQWVKSTQVGLECSNPLPELQERNAPSPPHRLRKEPAEATSETDPEFDLDVFISRALKLCTKPEDLPDNKLSDINGACISEHPGEIVQTEVYQKERW; translated from the exons ATGGCAGAGAAGTGCGACTGCATCGCCAGCATGTACGGGTACGACCTGGGCTGTCGTTTCGTTAATTTTCGCCCCTTGGGTTTCGGAGCCAACGGGCTGGTGCTGTCGGCCCTCGACAGCAAGAGCTGCCGCAAAGTGGCCGTGAAGAAGATCACCATCGGCGACGCGCGCAGCATGAAACACGCTTTCCGGGAGATCAAAATCATCCGCCGCCTGGACCACGATAACATCGTGAAGGTCTACGAGGTGTTGGGGCCCAAGGGGACGAACCTCcgtggggatttttttaagtttaacaTGGTTTACATCGTCCAGGAATACATGGAGACGGACCTGGCGCggttgctggagcaggggaagctcGCCGAGGAACACGCCAAGCTCTTCATGTACCAACTGCTGCGGGGGCTCAAATACATCCACTCGGCCAACGTCCTCCACCGCGACCTCAAACCCGCCAACATTTTCATCAGCACCGAGGATTTGGTGCTGAAAATCGGCGACTTCGGGCTGGCCAGGATCGTGGATCAGCATTACTCGCACAAG gGTTACCTTTCCGAAGGTTTAGTAACAAAGTGGTATCGCTCCCCTCGCCTCCTCCTCTCGCCAAACAACTACACCAAAGCCATCGATATGTGGGCGGCCGGTTGCATCCTGGCCGAGATGCTGACGGGGAGGATGCTCTTCGCCG GGGGTCATGAGTTGGAACAGATGCAGCTTATTCTGGAGACCATCCCCGTGATCCACGAGGAAGACAAAGAGGAGCTGCTCAAAGTGATGCCCATGTTCATCAACAGCACGTGGGAAGTGAGGAAACCGCTGCGCAAGCTGCTCCCCGAGGTGGACAGTGAAG CTATCGATTTTCTGGAGAAAATACTGACATTTAACCCCATGGATCGATTAACGGCGGAGatggggctgcagcatccttACATGAGCCCGTATTCCTGCCCCGAGGACGAACCGGTGTCTCAGCATCCCTTCCGGATCGAGGACGAGATCGATGATATTTTACTGATGGAAGCCAACCAGAGCCAGATGTCCAACTGGGACAG GTATCACGTGAGCCTCTCCTCCGATTTGGACTGGAGACACGATAAATACCACGAGATGGACGAGGTTCAGCGAGACCCCCGGGCGGGATCCGAATCCATCGCTGAAGAAGCTCAAGTCGATCCCCGGAAATATTCCCAAAGCAGCTCGGAGAGGTTCTTGGAATTATCCCACTCGTCCATGGACCGAGTATTCGATGCCGATTGTGGGAAATCGTGCGATTACAAAGTGGGGTCACCATCCTACTTGGACAAATTGCTGTGGAGAGACAATAAGCCCCATCATTACTCAGAACCCAAGCTGATTTTAGATTTATCCCACTGGAAAAGAGCGACCATAGCGCCCGCGGCCGAGCTATCGCTGGAAGAAGAACCATCCAACCTCTTTCTGGAGATCGCTCAGTGGGTGAAGAGCACGCAGGTGGGTCTCGAGTGTTCCAATCCTCTTCCGGAGCTTCAGGAACGGAACGCTCCGTCTCCTCCTCACCGGCTCCGCAAAGAACCCGCGGAGGCCACCAGCGAAACGGACCCCGAGTTCGACTTGGACGTCTTCATCTCCAGGGCGCTGAAACTTTGCACGAAACCCGAAGATCTTCCGGACAACAAGCTCAGCGATATCAACGGGGCTTGCATATCGGAGCACCCCGGGGAGATCGTACAAACAGAGGTGTACCAGAAAGAGCGATGGTGA
- the LOC102094655 gene encoding mitogen-activated protein kinase 4 isoform X2, whose product MWAAGCILAEMLTGRMLFAGGHELEQMQLILETIPVIHEEDKEELLKVMPMFINSTWEVRKPLRKLLPEVDSEAIDFLEKILTFNPMDRLTAEMGLQHPYMSPYSCPEDEPVSQHPFRIEDEIDDILLMEANQSQMSNWDRYHVSLSSDLDWRHDKYHEMDEVQRDPRAGSESIAEEAQVDPRKYSQSSSERFLELSHSSMDRVFDADCGKSCDYKVGSPSYLDKLLWRDNKPHHYSEPKLILDLSHWKRATIAPAAELSLEEEPSNLFLEIAQWVKSTQVGLECSNPLPELQERNAPSPPHRLRKEPAEATSETDPEFDLDVFISRALKLCTKPEDLPDNKLSDINGACISEHPGEIVQTEVYQKERW is encoded by the exons ATGTGGGCGGCCGGTTGCATCCTGGCCGAGATGCTGACGGGGAGGATGCTCTTCGCCG GGGGTCATGAGTTGGAACAGATGCAGCTTATTCTGGAGACCATCCCCGTGATCCACGAGGAAGACAAAGAGGAGCTGCTCAAAGTGATGCCCATGTTCATCAACAGCACGTGGGAAGTGAGGAAACCGCTGCGCAAGCTGCTCCCCGAGGTGGACAGTGAAG CTATCGATTTTCTGGAGAAAATACTGACATTTAACCCCATGGATCGATTAACGGCGGAGatggggctgcagcatccttACATGAGCCCGTATTCCTGCCCCGAGGACGAACCGGTGTCTCAGCATCCCTTCCGGATCGAGGACGAGATCGATGATATTTTACTGATGGAAGCCAACCAGAGCCAGATGTCCAACTGGGACAG GTATCACGTGAGCCTCTCCTCCGATTTGGACTGGAGACACGATAAATACCACGAGATGGACGAGGTTCAGCGAGACCCCCGGGCGGGATCCGAATCCATCGCTGAAGAAGCTCAAGTCGATCCCCGGAAATATTCCCAAAGCAGCTCGGAGAGGTTCTTGGAATTATCCCACTCGTCCATGGACCGAGTATTCGATGCCGATTGTGGGAAATCGTGCGATTACAAAGTGGGGTCACCATCCTACTTGGACAAATTGCTGTGGAGAGACAATAAGCCCCATCATTACTCAGAACCCAAGCTGATTTTAGATTTATCCCACTGGAAAAGAGCGACCATAGCGCCCGCGGCCGAGCTATCGCTGGAAGAAGAACCATCCAACCTCTTTCTGGAGATCGCTCAGTGGGTGAAGAGCACGCAGGTGGGTCTCGAGTGTTCCAATCCTCTTCCGGAGCTTCAGGAACGGAACGCTCCGTCTCCTCCTCACCGGCTCCGCAAAGAACCCGCGGAGGCCACCAGCGAAACGGACCCCGAGTTCGACTTGGACGTCTTCATCTCCAGGGCGCTGAAACTTTGCACGAAACCCGAAGATCTTCCGGACAACAAGCTCAGCGATATCAACGGGGCTTGCATATCGGAGCACCCCGGGGAGATCGTACAAACAGAGGTGTACCAGAAAGAGCGATGGTGA